The following proteins are co-located in the Parafannyhessea umbonata genome:
- the secF gene encoding protein translocase subunit SecF, giving the protein MRSHFAHEIPFIQHRRQLLGLSAVLVVLAVVGLVARGLVFGIEFQGGTEIDFTNTGSVTIAQMRDALSDAGEKDASVQTTVSDAKSGFLVRTGTTDPSTANRHAAAAAKALGLTSENYTVTTIGPDWGSDVTRSSALAFGIAIALIIAFVSVRYEFKMSITAVVALLHDLVITLGVYAWTQTPITPNVVAALLTIMGYSLYDTVVEFNRVNENARQLRDGVHRTFHQIANFSINEVIVRTINTTITTVVPVICMLALGGSTLKDFAFAMLVGELLGTYSSFAVASPLLSIWKTSEKKWKRLEEKYGWDVAATPAEPVVSKDAE; this is encoded by the coding sequence ATGCGTAGCCACTTCGCCCACGAGATTCCGTTCATCCAGCACAGGAGGCAGCTCCTCGGGCTGTCCGCCGTCCTCGTCGTCCTGGCCGTCGTGGGGCTCGTCGCGCGCGGCCTCGTCTTCGGCATCGAGTTCCAGGGCGGCACCGAGATAGACTTCACCAACACCGGAAGCGTCACCATCGCCCAGATGAGGGACGCGCTGTCCGACGCAGGCGAGAAGGACGCAAGCGTCCAGACCACGGTGAGCGATGCCAAGAGCGGCTTCCTCGTGCGCACCGGCACGACGGACCCGTCCACGGCAAACAGGCATGCGGCCGCTGCGGCGAAGGCGCTCGGCCTCACGTCCGAGAACTACACCGTCACGACCATCGGCCCGGACTGGGGCTCGGACGTCACGCGTTCGTCTGCGCTCGCGTTCGGCATCGCCATCGCGCTCATCATCGCGTTCGTCTCCGTGCGCTACGAGTTCAAGATGTCCATCACGGCCGTCGTCGCGCTCCTGCACGACCTCGTGATCACGCTCGGCGTGTACGCGTGGACGCAGACGCCCATCACGCCAAACGTCGTCGCGGCGCTCCTCACCATCATGGGCTACTCGCTCTACGACACCGTCGTCGAGTTCAACCGCGTGAACGAGAACGCGAGGCAGCTGAGGGACGGCGTGCACCGCACGTTCCACCAGATTGCGAACTTCTCCATCAACGAGGTCATCGTCCGCACCATCAACACCACCATCACCACGGTGGTGCCGGTCATCTGCATGCTCGCGCTCGGCGGCTCGACCCTCAAGGACTTCGCCTTCGCCATGCTTGTCGGCGAGCTGCTGGGCACGTACTCGAGCTTCGCCGTCGCAAGCCCGCTGCTCTCCATCTGGAAGACGAGCGAGAAGAAGTGGAAGAGGCTCGAGGAGAAGTACGGGTGGGACGTCGCCGCCACCCCCGCGGAGCCCGTCGTCTCCAAGGACGCTGAGTAG